One stretch of Caldinitratiruptor microaerophilus DNA includes these proteins:
- a CDS encoding zinc metallopeptidase, which translates to MFMPGFFFDWTYILVLPALALVLWAQARVQSTFAEWGRRRTLRGLTGAQVAEAILADAGLTDVVVEPTPGHLTDHYDPRTRTLRLSESVYYSNSVSAIGVAAHEAGHAIQHDMGYIPLTARNFFVPLANLGSMGGPVLFMLGLFFPRSALGGMLMDLGILLFGLAVGFYLITLPVEFNASGRALAILEGHGYLQGEELRGARAVLWAAAMTYVASAAMAVSQLLRLLFIRGMMRDDD; encoded by the coding sequence ATGTTCATGCCGGGATTCTTCTTCGACTGGACCTACATCTTGGTGCTGCCCGCGCTGGCGCTCGTCCTGTGGGCGCAGGCCCGCGTGCAGTCGACGTTCGCCGAATGGGGGCGGCGGCGCACCCTGCGGGGCCTGACGGGCGCGCAGGTCGCCGAGGCCATCCTGGCCGACGCCGGCCTCACCGATGTGGTGGTGGAGCCGACGCCGGGCCACCTCACGGACCACTACGACCCGCGCACCCGCACGCTTCGCCTTTCGGAGAGCGTCTACTACAGCAACTCGGTGTCCGCGATCGGGGTCGCGGCGCACGAGGCCGGGCACGCCATCCAGCACGACATGGGCTACATCCCGCTGACGGCCCGGAACTTCTTCGTGCCGCTGGCGAACCTCGGCAGCATGGGCGGTCCGGTGCTGTTCATGCTCGGGCTGTTCTTCCCGCGCAGCGCCCTCGGCGGCATGCTGATGGACCTCGGCATCTTGCTGTTCGGCCTGGCGGTCGGGTTCTACCTCATCACTCTGCCGGTCGAGTTCAACGCCTCCGGGCGGGCCCTGGCCATCCTCGAGGGCCACGGCTACCTGCAGGGGGAGGAGCTGCGGGGCGCCCGGGCGGTGCTGTGGGCGGCGGCGATGACCTACGTGGCGTCGGCGGCCATGGCGGTCTCCCAGCTGCTGCGTCTCCTGTTCATCCGCGGCATGATGCGCGACGACGACTGA